A single genomic interval of Bradyrhizobium sp. AZCC 1693 harbors:
- a CDS encoding DUF2867 domain-containing protein: MKVREITPAADTDTLLAGAHFADAFQIEIEDRDLDARRAAERMMARQPRWAEALLSLRNFLVAPLGLRTSGAGLVPPRDMIGIFPVVSETPGRLIAGFNDHHLNFRVVIDVTPPGGVRQVTATTLVKTHNWLGRTYLAIIMPFHRLIVPALLRQVAA; this comes from the coding sequence ATGAAAGTTCGCGAGATCACCCCCGCCGCCGATACCGATACGCTGCTGGCCGGCGCCCACTTCGCCGACGCCTTCCAGATTGAAATCGAGGATCGTGATCTCGACGCGAGGCGAGCCGCTGAACGCATGATGGCGCGTCAGCCGCGATGGGCCGAGGCGCTGCTGTCGTTGCGCAATTTCCTGGTGGCGCCGCTGGGACTGAGAACGTCGGGTGCGGGCCTGGTCCCGCCCAGAGACATGATCGGAATATTTCCGGTTGTAAGTGAAACGCCAGGTCGCCTCATCGCTGGGTTCAACGACCACCACCTGAATTTTCGTGTCGTGATTGATGTGACGCCGCCCGGCGGCGTCAGGCAGGTGACCGCGACGACGCTGGTCAAGACGCACAACTGGCTCGGCCGGACGTATCTGGCAATCATCATGCCGTTTCACCGGCTGATCGTGCCAGCGCTGCTGCGACAGGTTGCGGCCTGA
- a CDS encoding pirin family protein has protein sequence MSWQPSNDPVLGDPKTCDALDLIIVPRTRDLGDGFAVRRALPHGKRQMVGPFIFFDHFGPVQFMAGKGMDVRPHPHIGLATVTYLFDGSIMHRDSEGNIQEIQPGAMNLMTAGRGIAHSERTPDVQRRDGQKMLGLQSWIALPAGSEEIAPSFQHYAAEALPTVKESGFTARIIAGDGFGVKSPVSVVSPWFYTEVTAQAGTSVPLDPDHEERAIYLVDGEVEIANERYEGPRLLIFRPGDRITVKAVRPVRMMFLGGDALEGPRHIWWNFVSSSKERIEQAKQDWKTGRFAAVPQEHEFIPLPE, from the coding sequence ATGAGCTGGCAACCCTCCAACGATCCCGTGCTCGGCGATCCCAAGACTTGCGACGCGCTCGATCTGATCATCGTGCCGCGCACCCGCGATCTCGGCGACGGATTTGCGGTGCGCCGCGCGCTGCCGCATGGCAAGCGGCAGATGGTCGGGCCGTTCATCTTCTTCGATCATTTCGGCCCGGTTCAGTTCATGGCCGGCAAGGGCATGGACGTGCGCCCGCATCCGCATATCGGCCTTGCGACCGTCACCTATCTGTTCGACGGCTCGATCATGCACCGCGACAGCGAGGGCAACATCCAGGAGATCCAGCCCGGCGCCATGAACCTGATGACGGCCGGGCGCGGCATCGCGCATTCCGAACGCACGCCGGATGTGCAGCGGCGCGACGGACAGAAGATGCTGGGCCTGCAAAGCTGGATCGCGCTGCCGGCGGGATCGGAAGAGATCGCGCCGTCGTTTCAGCACTACGCCGCCGAAGCGCTGCCGACCGTGAAGGAGAGCGGCTTTACCGCGCGCATCATCGCAGGCGACGGCTTTGGCGTGAAATCGCCTGTGAGCGTGGTGTCGCCATGGTTCTATACCGAAGTGACCGCGCAGGCCGGGACCAGCGTTCCGCTCGATCCCGACCATGAGGAGCGCGCGATCTATCTGGTCGACGGCGAGGTCGAGATCGCCAACGAGCGCTATGAGGGGCCGCGGCTGCTGATCTTCCGGCCGGGCGACCGCATCACCGTGAAGGCCGTGAGGCCTGTGCGGATGATGTTTCTGGGCGGCGACGCGCTGGAGGGGCCGCGGCATATCTGGTGGAATTTCGTCTCCTCCAGCAAGGAGCGGATTGAGCAGGCCAAACAGGACTGGAAAACCGGCCGGTTTGCGGCTGTGCCGCAGGAACATGAGTTCATTCCGCTGCCGGAGTAG
- a CDS encoding phosphoribosylaminoimidazolesuccinocarboxamide synthase codes for MNAMLASDLPLPRIGRGKVRDIYAVGDDRVLLLTTDRISAFDVVMAETIPMKGAVLTQISAWWFRQLEGVVPHHMISADADEIIREMPALKDHRADILGRSMLCRRTTVFPVECVIRGYISGSAWKEYAASGTLAGEELKDGLVESEKLDAPIFSPATKAETGHDENITVARVREILGNDVAEKLEGMARTVYNFGERIARHQGIIIADTKFEFGRAADGRIILIDEVMTPDSSRFWAADVYKPGRPQPSFDKQPLRDYLDAERRAGRWNGDAPPPPLPDSVVDATSKRYLEAYRRVTGNELDI; via the coding sequence ATGAACGCGATGCTCGCCAGCGACCTGCCCCTGCCACGGATCGGCCGCGGCAAGGTGCGCGATATCTATGCCGTCGGCGACGACCGCGTGCTGCTGCTCACCACCGACCGCATCAGCGCGTTCGACGTCGTGATGGCCGAGACCATCCCGATGAAGGGCGCGGTGCTGACCCAGATCAGCGCCTGGTGGTTCCGCCAGCTCGAGGGCGTGGTGCCGCATCACATGATCAGCGCCGATGCCGACGAGATCATCCGCGAGATGCCCGCGCTGAAGGATCACCGCGCCGATATTCTCGGGCGCTCTATGCTGTGCCGACGCACCACCGTATTCCCGGTCGAATGCGTGATCCGCGGCTACATCTCGGGCTCGGCCTGGAAGGAGTACGCCGCATCCGGCACGCTCGCCGGCGAGGAGCTGAAGGATGGTCTCGTCGAAAGCGAGAAGCTCGACGCGCCGATCTTCAGCCCGGCCACCAAGGCCGAGACCGGCCATGACGAAAACATCACAGTCGCGCGGGTACGCGAGATTTTGGGCAACGACGTCGCCGAGAAGCTCGAGGGCATGGCGCGCACGGTCTATAATTTCGGCGAGCGGATTGCCCGCCATCAGGGCATCATCATCGCCGACACCAAGTTCGAGTTCGGAAGGGCTGCCGACGGCCGCATTATCCTGATCGACGAGGTGATGACACCGGACAGTTCGCGGTTCTGGGCCGCCGACGTCTACAAGCCCGGCCGGCCGCAGCCCTCCTTCGACAAGCAGCCGCTGCGCGACTATCTCGACGCCGAGCGCCGCGCCGGCCGCTGGAACGGCGACGCCCCGCCTCCGCCGCTGCCGGACAGCGTGGTGGACGCGACGAGCAAGCGGTATCTCGAAGCGTATCGCCGGGTGACGGGGAATGAGCTCGATATCTAA
- a CDS encoding GNAT family N-acetyltransferase: MIPPLKPGAKLLKVDGPIIETERLILRPWRSEDIAANTAMLSDPGTARYITPDGVAITTEIGGWRNAAVISGHWALHGFGMFAVEEKSSRRYIGRVGPWCPPGWPGFEVGWGIDREWRGKGYAVEAARASIDWVFASFEIDEIIHCIEASNEPSRSVARRLGARRDGEVDLSGKANERWVTARATWKS, encoded by the coding sequence ATGATCCCTCCGCTCAAGCCCGGCGCGAAACTTCTGAAGGTCGATGGTCCCATCATCGAGACCGAACGCCTGATCCTGCGGCCATGGCGCAGCGAAGACATTGCCGCGAACACGGCGATGCTGTCCGACCCCGGCACCGCGCGCTACATCACGCCTGACGGTGTCGCCATCACCACCGAGATCGGCGGCTGGCGTAACGCCGCCGTGATATCGGGGCATTGGGCGCTGCATGGCTTTGGCATGTTCGCCGTCGAGGAAAAATCGAGCCGCCGCTATATCGGCCGCGTCGGGCCATGGTGCCCGCCGGGGTGGCCGGGCTTCGAGGTCGGCTGGGGCATTGATCGCGAATGGCGCGGCAAGGGTTACGCGGTGGAAGCGGCGCGGGCGTCGATCGACTGGGTGTTTGCGAGTTTCGAGATCGATGAAATCATCCATTGCATCGAAGCGAGCAACGAACCGTCCAGGAGCGTCGCGCGGCGGCTGGGTGCACGGAGGGATGGCGAAGTCGATCTATCCGGCAAGGCCAATGAGCGCTGGGTGACCGCGCGGGCGACATGGAAGAGTTGA
- a CDS encoding helix-turn-helix domain-containing protein: protein MMLSTIDIALRGATVALLLVLATSLFRGFGTVLAGRLAAAFALGSAAHAVTASIGASQVAAAHAPVIALSTGNVVVFWLFTRALFDEAFKLRWWHALVWAAVAAFSFVNCMWLAPASGVRMSIIAVNLLALGFIVLAVAQTIASWSSDLVEGRRRVRVFIVSAAALYGGLNAVLQMSLSGSGAAEIASTVNSAALAAVVAAISIAMMRVDGADLFPAAPEVQVDASDAAVVESRTADQKLVDALMRLMGDERIYRHDNVTIGALATKLGIPEYRLRRLINRRLGYRNFNVFLNEHRIAEAKAALADPSQAEVPVITIAMDAGFQSLGPFNRAFKATTGVTPTEYRRLKASIA, encoded by the coding sequence ATGATGCTTTCCACCATCGACATCGCCTTGCGCGGCGCCACCGTGGCGCTGCTGCTGGTGCTGGCGACGTCGCTGTTTCGCGGTTTTGGCACGGTGCTCGCCGGGCGATTGGCTGCGGCTTTTGCGCTTGGGTCGGCGGCGCATGCCGTGACTGCGTCGATCGGGGCGTCGCAGGTCGCGGCCGCGCATGCACCCGTGATCGCGCTGTCGACCGGCAATGTGGTGGTGTTCTGGCTGTTCACGCGGGCGCTGTTCGACGAGGCTTTCAAGCTGCGCTGGTGGCACGCGCTGGTCTGGGCGGCGGTCGCCGCTTTTAGTTTCGTCAATTGCATGTGGCTGGCGCCAGCGTCCGGTGTGCGGATGTCCATCATCGCGGTCAATCTGCTGGCGCTCGGTTTTATCGTCCTGGCCGTCGCGCAGACCATCGCATCCTGGTCGTCGGATCTGGTCGAGGGTCGCCGCCGCGTTCGCGTCTTCATCGTCAGCGCAGCCGCGCTGTATGGCGGGCTCAATGCGGTGCTGCAGATGTCGCTGTCCGGCAGCGGCGCCGCCGAGATCGCCAGCACCGTCAATTCCGCGGCGTTGGCCGCCGTGGTGGCGGCAATCTCGATAGCGATGATGCGCGTCGATGGCGCCGACCTGTTTCCGGCGGCGCCTGAGGTTCAGGTCGATGCAAGCGACGCGGCCGTGGTCGAATCCAGAACGGCCGATCAAAAGCTGGTCGATGCGCTGATGCGGCTGATGGGCGACGAGCGCATCTACCGCCACGACAACGTCACCATCGGCGCCTTGGCGACCAAGCTCGGCATTCCCGAATACCGGCTGCGGCGGCTGATCAATCGGCGGCTCGGCTACCGCAATTTCAATGTCTTTCTCAACGAGCACCGGATCGCCGAGGCCAAGGCCGCGCTGGCCGATCCGAGCCAGGCCGAGGTGCCCGTGATTACGATCGCGATGGATGCCGGCTTCCAGTCGCTAGGGCCTTTCAATCGCGCCTTCAAGGCCACCACGGGTGTCACGCCGACCGAATATCGCCGGCTGAAGGCCAGTATCGCCTGA
- a CDS encoding serine hydrolase domain-containing protein: MKRRNLILILASTTALSALALSAARARDVPKVATGFVANVVCTETFVSGLDPARVFAETMLAMPGAGLISWALDYRVDRARKDVTVTLFGIGKSHAVYRGEGLGCYLDHGGAVADISVPAPDAKAALLPDIAGPSIVTPQTPQLAAALDRAFAEPEKSTPRNTRAIVVMKDGRVVAERYADGIGIDTPLLGFSATKSVISALAGILVRKGALKLHEPVPIAAWQGADDPRRAITLDHLIRHTAGLALGSSLQASLASALEPVNRMKFMESDMAAYAESMPLESAPGAAWNYHDGNTVILSHVIRQASGGSASKMMRFARHELFDPLGMRNVALEFDASGNAEASSQLLASARDWARFGQLYLNDGTAGGKRILPEGWVKYSATPTPNAWVGQGAGFWTNVGDSFGASYRTERGWPRDAYFAKGTIGQYVIIVPSERLVIVRLGRSPNRPPEADGVFDLVRDVVATGSKAKLAGAN; the protein is encoded by the coding sequence GTGAAACGACGAAATCTTATCCTCATCCTAGCCAGCACCACTGCGCTGAGCGCGCTCGCGCTCTCGGCCGCCCGCGCCCGCGACGTGCCAAAAGTCGCGACCGGCTTCGTCGCCAACGTGGTCTGCACCGAGACCTTCGTCTCCGGCCTCGACCCCGCGCGTGTGTTCGCCGAGACCATGTTGGCCATGCCCGGCGCCGGACTGATCTCCTGGGCGCTCGACTATCGCGTCGACCGCGCGCGCAAGGATGTCACGGTGACGCTGTTCGGGATAGGCAAGAGCCACGCCGTCTATCGCGGCGAGGGCCTCGGCTGCTATCTCGATCACGGCGGGGCGGTCGCCGACATTTCGGTGCCGGCGCCCGATGCAAAGGCGGCGCTGCTGCCTGACATCGCCGGCCCATCCATCGTCACGCCGCAAACGCCGCAACTGGCTGCCGCGCTCGACCGCGCCTTCGCCGAGCCGGAAAAGTCGACGCCGCGCAACACACGGGCGATCGTGGTCATGAAGGATGGCCGCGTCGTCGCCGAGCGCTATGCCGACGGCATCGGCATCGATACGCCGCTGCTCGGGTTCTCCGCCACCAAATCGGTGATCTCGGCGCTCGCCGGCATCCTGGTGCGCAAGGGCGCGCTGAAGCTGCACGAGCCGGTGCCGATCGCAGCATGGCAAGGCGCCGATGATCCAAGGCGGGCCATCACGCTCGATCATCTGATCCGTCACACCGCGGGCCTTGCGCTCGGCAGTTCGTTGCAGGCGTCGCTGGCGTCCGCGCTGGAGCCGGTCAACCGCATGAAGTTCATGGAATCGGACATGGCGGCCTATGCGGAGAGCATGCCGCTGGAGTCGGCGCCGGGCGCCGCATGGAATTATCACGACGGCAACACCGTCATCCTCAGTCACGTGATCCGTCAGGCTTCAGGCGGTAGCGCGTCCAAAATGATGCGCTTTGCGCGGCACGAATTGTTCGACCCGCTCGGTATGCGCAACGTAGCGCTCGAATTCGACGCGTCGGGGAATGCGGAAGCGTCGAGCCAGTTGCTGGCGAGCGCGCGCGACTGGGCGCGTTTCGGCCAGCTCTATCTCAACGATGGCACTGCCGGCGGCAAACGCATTCTCCCCGAAGGCTGGGTAAAATATTCGGCGACGCCGACGCCGAACGCCTGGGTCGGGCAGGGCGCCGGATTCTGGACCAATGTCGGCGACAGTTTTGGCGCGTCCTACCGCACCGAACGCGGCTGGCCGCGCGACGCCTATTTCGCCAAAGGCACGATCGGGCAATATGTGATCATCGTGCCGTCCGAGCGGCTGGTCATCGTCCGGCTCGGCCGCTCGCCAAACCGGCCGCCGGAAGCCGACGGCGTGTTCGACCTCGTGCGCGACGTCGTTGCGACGGGCAGCAAGGCCAAGCTGGCGGGCGCGAACTGA
- a CDS encoding MmgE/PrpD family protein, giving the protein MANETATLAAYVADLKFADIPPEVLERAKVLTLDFLGSTIRARRDAESTPSLLKMLEALALDGKGESTVFGDSKTWTPAVAALLNGALGHSLDFDDTHADSSLHPSAPVVPAAFAVGEMVGASGRDVLTAIVAGYEVCCRLGNALDPTSHYARGFHPTATAGTYGAAAAAGKLFGLSKDQIISAFGVSGSQAAGSLQFLVNGAWNKRYQVGAAAMNGVIAATLARNDFVGSSESVEGKHGLLVGYSDNAHPDKAVAGLGKTYETLKIGVKPYPSCRYTHAALDALIAMRREHNLTPDQIKRVEIGLHRNGITLTGDAVTKRHPTSIVGGQFSMFFTGALALDQGSFGWDDYDRLGDAAVNALADKFDVVQDDRLEIGRTHPFGARVSITTDDGVHERLYADPSGEPNSFPDAQAMQQKFLTLARPVLNGRADQLADAILSLERFDRVEKATQLGRQ; this is encoded by the coding sequence ATGGCCAACGAAACCGCAACGCTCGCAGCCTATGTCGCCGACCTGAAATTTGCGGACATCCCGCCGGAGGTGCTGGAGCGCGCCAAGGTGCTGACGCTGGATTTCCTCGGCAGCACGATCCGGGCCCGGCGCGATGCGGAATCCACCCCCTCGCTGCTGAAGATGCTGGAAGCTCTGGCGCTGGACGGCAAGGGCGAATCCACCGTATTCGGCGACAGCAAGACCTGGACGCCCGCGGTCGCAGCGCTGCTCAACGGCGCGCTCGGCCATTCCCTTGATTTCGACGACACGCATGCGGACTCCTCGCTGCACCCAAGCGCGCCCGTGGTGCCGGCGGCGTTTGCGGTCGGCGAAATGGTCGGCGCATCGGGACGCGACGTCCTGACCGCGATCGTGGCCGGCTATGAAGTGTGCTGCCGGCTAGGCAACGCGCTCGATCCGACCTCGCATTATGCGCGCGGCTTCCACCCGACCGCGACGGCGGGAACCTATGGCGCGGCGGCGGCGGCGGGCAAATTGTTCGGCCTGTCGAAGGACCAGATCATATCCGCCTTCGGCGTTTCCGGCAGCCAGGCCGCGGGCTCGCTGCAGTTTCTGGTCAACGGCGCCTGGAACAAGCGCTACCAGGTCGGGGCGGCCGCGATGAACGGCGTGATCGCCGCCACGCTGGCGCGCAACGACTTTGTCGGTTCGAGTGAATCGGTCGAGGGCAAGCACGGCCTGTTGGTCGGCTACAGCGACAACGCCCATCCCGACAAGGCTGTCGCTGGCCTCGGCAAGACCTATGAGACGCTGAAGATCGGCGTGAAGCCGTATCCGAGCTGCCGCTACACCCATGCGGCGCTGGATGCGCTGATCGCGATGCGCCGGGAGCACAATCTGACGCCGGACCAGATCAAGCGCGTCGAGATCGGCCTGCATCGTAACGGCATTACGCTGACCGGCGACGCCGTCACCAAGCGCCATCCGACCTCGATCGTCGGCGGACAGTTCTCGATGTTCTTCACCGGCGCGCTGGCGCTCGACCAGGGCAGTTTCGGCTGGGACGATTACGACCGGCTCGGCGACGCCGCGGTGAATGCGCTCGCCGACAAGTTCGACGTGGTGCAGGACGACCGCCTCGAGATCGGCCGCACCCACCCCTTCGGCGCGCGCGTTTCCATCACGACCGACGATGGCGTACATGAGCGGCTCTATGCCGATCCCTCCGGCGAGCCGAATTCGTTCCCGGACGCACAGGCGATGCAGCAAAAATTCCTCACGCTTGCCCGCCCCGTGCTGAACGGCCGCGCCGACCAGCTCGCCGACGCGATCCTGTCGCTGGAGCGATTCGATCGCGTCGAGAAGGCTACGCAGTTGGGGCGGCAGTAG